The Pseudomonas sp. TH06 genome has a window encoding:
- the pobA gene encoding 4-hydroxybenzoate 3-monooxygenase has product MKTLKTQVVIIGAGPSGLLLGQLLHNAGIDTLILERQTPDYVLGRIRAGVLEQGMVELLRQAGVSQRMDAEGLVHGGFDLALEGRQVHIDLQALTGGKTVMIYGQTEVTRDLMAARREAGALSFYEVSHVVPHGMKSDEAFVTFEKDGETWRVDCDYIAGCDGFHGVARQSIPEDCLKVFERVYPFGWLGILADTPPVHDELVYARHERGFALCSMRSATRTRYYLQVPAEENVDDWSDQRFWDELKTRLPAALAEKLVTGPSIEKSIAPLRSFVVEPMQYGRMFLVGDAAHIVPPTGAKGLNLAASDVSTLFNILLKVYRDGRTDLLEKYSEICLRRVWKAERFSWWMTSMLHRFDDHDDFSQRISASELDYFVSSEAGRKTIAENYVGLPYEAIE; this is encoded by the coding sequence ATGAAAACGCTGAAAACCCAAGTCGTCATCATTGGCGCCGGTCCGTCCGGATTACTCCTCGGTCAGTTGCTGCACAACGCTGGCATCGACACCCTCATCCTCGAACGTCAGACACCCGATTATGTCCTCGGTCGAATTCGTGCCGGCGTGCTTGAACAGGGCATGGTAGAGCTGTTGCGCCAAGCTGGCGTGAGTCAACGAATGGACGCCGAAGGACTGGTCCATGGCGGTTTCGATCTGGCGCTGGAGGGGCGTCAGGTGCACATCGATCTGCAGGCACTGACCGGCGGCAAGACCGTGATGATCTACGGCCAGACCGAAGTCACCCGTGACCTCATGGCCGCTCGTCGGGAGGCAGGTGCACTGTCGTTTTATGAGGTGAGCCATGTCGTTCCCCACGGCATGAAAAGCGACGAAGCCTTTGTCACTTTCGAAAAGGACGGTGAAACCTGGCGCGTCGATTGCGATTACATCGCCGGTTGCGACGGCTTCCACGGTGTTGCCCGCCAGTCGATTCCAGAGGATTGCCTGAAAGTCTTCGAACGGGTTTATCCGTTCGGCTGGCTGGGCATTCTGGCCGACACGCCACCGGTGCACGACGAACTGGTCTATGCCCGCCACGAACGCGGCTTCGCCCTGTGCAGCATGCGTTCGGCAACCCGCACCCGTTATTACCTGCAAGTGCCGGCCGAAGAAAACGTCGATGACTGGAGCGATCAGCGTTTCTGGGATGAGCTGAAAACCCGCCTGCCTGCCGCGCTGGCGGAGAAACTGGTGACTGGCCCGTCGATCGAAAAGAGCATCGCGCCGCTGCGCAGTTTTGTCGTCGAGCCGATGCAGTACGGACGGATGTTTCTGGTCGGCGACGCGGCGCATATCGTCCCGCCGACCGGCGCCAAGGGTTTGAACCTGGCAGCGAGCGACGTGAGCACGCTGTTCAACATTCTGCTGAAGGTCTACCGCGACGGTCGTACCGATCTGCTGGAGAAATACTCTGAGATCTGCCTGCGTCGGGTGTGGAAAGCCGAGCGGTTTTCCTGGTGGATGACCTCGATGCTGCATCGCTTCGATGACCACGATGATTTCAGCCAACGCATCAGTGCCTCGGAACTGGACTACTTTGTCAGTTCAGAAGCGGGCCGAAAAACCATTGCAGAAAATTACGTCGGACTTCCTTATGAGGCTATCGAATAG
- a CDS encoding bifunctional diguanylate cyclase/phosphodiesterase: MKLELKNSLSVKLLRVVLLSALIVGVVLSCAQIVFDAYKTRQAVANDAERILDMFRDPSTQAVYSLDREMGMQVIEGLFQDDAVRQASIGHPNEAMLAQKSRDLQHSNSRWLTDLILGQERTFTTQLVGRGPYSEYYGDLSITLDTATYGESFIVSSVIIFISGVLRALAMGLVLYLVYHWLLTKPLSRIIEHLTEINPDRPSEHKIPQLKGHEKNELGIWINTANQLLESIERNTHLRHEAENSLLRMAQYDFLTGLPNRQQLQQQLDKILVDAGKLQRRVAVLCVGLDDFKGINEQFSYQTGDQLLLALADRLRGHSGRLGALARLGGDQFALVQADIEQPYEAAELAQSILDDLEAPFALDHQEIRLRATIGITLFPEDGDSTEKLLQKAEQTMTLAKTRSRNRYQFYIASVDSEMRRRRELEKDLRDALLRDQFYLVYQPQISYRDHRVVGVEALIRWQHPEHGLVPPDLFIPLAEQNGTIIAIGEWVLDQACKQLREWHDQGFIDLRMAVNLSTVQLHHAELPRVVNNLLQMYRLPPRSLELEVTETGLMEDISTAAQHLLSLRRSGALIAIDDFGTGYSSLSYLKSLPLDKIKIDKSFVQDLLDDDDDATIVRAIIQLGKSLGMQVIAEGVETAEQESYIISEGCHEGQGYHYSKPLPARELSVYLKQAQRSNAAIL; encoded by the coding sequence TTGAAGCTGGAACTCAAGAACAGCTTGTCGGTGAAGTTGCTCCGGGTCGTGCTCCTGTCGGCATTGATCGTCGGCGTGGTCTTGAGCTGTGCGCAGATTGTTTTCGACGCTTATAAAACCCGTCAGGCCGTAGCCAACGACGCTGAGCGCATCCTCGACATGTTCCGTGATCCCTCCACTCAGGCCGTCTACAGCCTGGACCGAGAGATGGGCATGCAAGTGATCGAAGGTCTGTTCCAGGACGACGCGGTGCGCCAGGCCTCCATCGGTCACCCCAACGAAGCCATGCTCGCGCAGAAATCCCGCGACCTGCAGCATTCCAACAGCCGCTGGCTGACCGATCTGATTCTGGGTCAGGAACGCACCTTCACCACGCAACTGGTGGGTCGCGGCCCCTACAGCGAGTATTACGGCGACCTGAGCATCACCCTTGATACCGCCACCTATGGCGAGAGTTTTATCGTCAGTTCGGTGATCATTTTCATTTCCGGTGTGCTGCGTGCGCTGGCCATGGGTCTGGTGCTGTATCTGGTCTATCACTGGCTGCTGACCAAACCGCTGTCGCGAATCATCGAGCACCTGACCGAGATCAACCCGGATCGCCCCAGCGAACACAAGATTCCGCAGCTCAAGGGCCACGAAAAGAACGAACTGGGGATCTGGATCAACACCGCCAACCAGTTGCTCGAATCCATCGAACGCAACACCCATCTGCGCCACGAAGCGGAAAACAGTCTGCTGCGCATGGCCCAGTACGACTTCCTCACCGGCCTGCCGAACCGTCAGCAATTGCAGCAGCAACTGGACAAGATTCTGGTGGACGCCGGCAAGCTGCAACGCCGGGTCGCGGTGCTGTGTGTAGGTCTGGATGATTTCAAAGGCATCAACGAGCAGTTCAGTTACCAGACCGGCGACCAATTGTTGCTGGCACTGGCCGATCGCTTGCGCGGCCACAGCGGCCGCCTCGGCGCCCTCGCCCGTCTCGGTGGCGACCAGTTCGCGCTGGTCCAGGCTGATATCGAACAGCCCTACGAAGCGGCGGAGTTGGCGCAAAGCATTCTCGATGACCTGGAGGCGCCGTTCGCTCTCGACCATCAGGAAATCCGTCTGCGCGCGACCATCGGCATCACCCTGTTCCCGGAAGATGGCGACAGCACCGAGAAGCTGTTGCAGAAAGCCGAGCAGACCATGACGCTGGCCAAGACTCGCTCACGCAATCGCTATCAGTTCTACATCGCCAGCGTCGACAGCGAGATGCGTCGCCGTCGTGAATTGGAGAAAGACCTGCGCGACGCGTTGCTGCGCGATCAGTTCTATCTGGTTTATCAGCCGCAGATCAGTTACCGCGACCATCGCGTGGTTGGCGTCGAGGCGCTGATTCGCTGGCAGCATCCGGAACACGGTCTGGTGCCGCCCGATCTGTTCATTCCACTGGCTGAGCAGAACGGCACGATCATCGCCATCGGCGAATGGGTGCTCGATCAGGCCTGCAAGCAATTGCGCGAGTGGCACGATCAGGGCTTCATCGATCTGCGCATGGCCGTCAATCTGTCGACCGTGCAACTGCACCACGCCGAGCTGCCACGGGTGGTCAACAACCTGCTGCAGATGTACCGCCTGCCGCCGCGCAGCCTGGAACTGGAAGTCACCGAAACCGGCCTGATGGAAGACATCAGCACCGCCGCCCAGCATTTACTGAGCCTGCGCCGCTCCGGCGCGTTGATCGCCATCGACGATTTCGGCACCGGTTATTCATCGCTCAGCTATCTGAAAAGCCTGCCGCTGGACAAGATCAAGATCGACAAGAGCTTCGTCCAGGATCTGCTGGATGACGACGACGATGCGACCATCGTTCGCGCGATCATTCAACTGGGCAAGAGTCTCGGCATGCAAGTGATTGCCGAGGGTGTGGAGACCGCTGAACAGGAAAGCTACATCATCTCCGAGGGTTGCCACGAAGGTCAGGGTTACCACTACAGCAAACCGCTGCCAGCGCGGGAGTTGAGCGTCTATCTCAAGCAGGCGCAGCGCAGTAATGCGGCCATTTTATAA
- a CDS encoding ATPase, whose product MSMRNDAHDDFDDVPSLRADTFDDDDIPTTSRTSVHSRTPPVVKVKAASTGPLWALVGALFFAFIGLAWWSFQQISLMEQQLVATQESFARISEEAAGRLQDISGKVVASQSNVTSDSEALKLQIKQLEGKLLDQSKQQQGVAGQASDLDKRLAQMTAQTTEQQNANTQLQAQVKALSAELATVKSTPADTSKVDAQLKGFDAQFKSLGADIAALKKQGNPSAAIDRLEQEIVVLKSEQDNRPAAPQGGGNTAEFDAFRGQMTRNLNTLQAQIQNLQQQINARP is encoded by the coding sequence ATGTCCATGCGTAATGATGCCCACGACGATTTCGATGATGTTCCGAGCCTGCGTGCCGACACCTTCGACGACGATGACATTCCGACCACCAGCCGCACCTCCGTGCACTCGCGCACGCCGCCTGTGGTCAAGGTCAAGGCCGCCAGTACCGGGCCGTTGTGGGCGTTGGTGGGTGCGCTGTTCTTTGCTTTCATCGGTCTGGCCTGGTGGAGCTTCCAGCAGATTTCGCTGATGGAACAACAACTGGTCGCGACTCAGGAAAGCTTCGCGCGCATCAGTGAGGAAGCGGCGGGGCGCCTGCAAGACATTTCCGGCAAGGTCGTGGCCAGCCAGAGCAACGTCACCAGCGACAGCGAAGCCTTGAAGCTGCAAATCAAACAGCTGGAAGGCAAGCTGCTTGACCAGAGCAAACAGCAGCAAGGTGTAGCCGGTCAGGCCAGCGATCTGGACAAGCGTCTTGCGCAGATGACCGCCCAGACCACCGAGCAGCAGAACGCCAATACCCAGTTGCAGGCTCAGGTCAAAGCGCTGAGCGCAGAACTGGCGACGGTGAAAAGCACGCCGGCCGATACCAGCAAGGTCGATGCGCAACTCAAGGGCTTCGATGCCCAGTTCAAGAGCCTCGGCGCGGATATTGCCGCATTGAAGAAACAGGGCAATCCGAGCGCGGCGATTGATCGTCTGGAACAGGAAATCGTCGTCCTCAAAAGCGAGCAGGACAACCGCCCGGCAGCGCCACAGGGTGGCGGCAACACTGCCGAATTCGACGCTTTCCGCGGTCAGATGACCCGCAACCTGAACACGCTTCAGGCGCAGATCCAGAACTTGCAACAGCAGATCAATGCCCGACCTTAA
- a CDS encoding Fe-Mn family superoxide dismutase has translation MAFELPPLPYAHDALQPHISKETLEFHHDKHHNTYVVNLNNLVPGTEFEGKTLEEIVKTSSGGIFNNAAQVWNHTFYWNCLAPNAGGQPTGALAEAINAAFGSFDKFKEEFSKTSIGTFGSGWGWLVKKADGSLALASTIGAGNPLTSGDTPLLTCDVWEHAYYIDYRNVRPKYVEAFWNLVNWKFVAEQFEGKTFTA, from the coding sequence ATGGCTTTCGAATTGCCGCCGCTGCCTTACGCACACGATGCCCTGCAGCCGCACATTTCCAAGGAAACCCTGGAATTTCACCACGACAAGCACCACAACACCTACGTCGTGAACCTGAACAACCTGGTGCCAGGCACCGAGTTCGAAGGCAAGACCCTGGAAGAAATCGTCAAGACTTCCTCGGGCGGCATCTTCAACAACGCCGCTCAGGTCTGGAACCACACTTTCTACTGGAACTGCCTGGCGCCAAACGCCGGCGGTCAACCAACCGGCGCGCTGGCTGAAGCCATCAACGCAGCGTTCGGTTCGTTCGACAAGTTCAAGGAAGAGTTCAGCAAAACCTCGATCGGCACCTTCGGTTCCGGCTGGGGCTGGCTGGTGAAAAAGGCTGACGGTTCCCTGGCTCTGGCCAGCACCATCGGCGCCGGCAACCCGCTGACCAGCGGCGACACCCCGCTGCTGACCTGCGACGTCTGGGAACACGCTTACTACATCGACTACCGCAACGTTCGTCCAAAGTATGTCGAAGCGTTCTGGAACCTGGTCAACTGGAAGTTCGTCGCTGAGCAGTTCGAAGGCAAAACCTTCACCGCTTAA
- a CDS encoding LysE/ArgO family amino acid transporter codes for MWQSYVNGLLVAFGLIMAIGTQNAFVLAQSLRREHHLPVAALCVACDALLVAAGVFGLATILAQNPTLLAIARWGGATFLIWYGSQALRRACSKQSMNHGDNQTVRSLRAVMLSALAVTLLNPHVYLDTVLLIGSLGAQQSVPGAYVVGAASASLLWFFTLALGAAWLAPWLARPSTWRILDLVVALMMFTVAGQLILAS; via the coding sequence ATGTGGCAAAGCTACGTGAACGGCTTGCTGGTGGCATTCGGGTTGATCATGGCGATCGGCACGCAGAACGCCTTTGTGTTGGCGCAGAGCCTGCGGCGTGAGCATCACCTGCCAGTCGCTGCGCTTTGTGTTGCCTGCGATGCGTTGCTGGTGGCCGCCGGAGTGTTCGGGCTGGCGACGATACTGGCGCAGAACCCGACGTTGCTGGCGATTGCGCGCTGGGGCGGCGCGACGTTCCTGATCTGGTACGGCAGCCAGGCACTGCGCCGGGCCTGCTCGAAACAGAGCATGAATCACGGCGACAACCAGACCGTGCGCTCGCTGCGCGCAGTGATGCTCAGTGCGCTGGCGGTGACGTTGCTCAATCCGCACGTTTATCTGGATACCGTTTTGCTGATCGGCTCGCTCGGCGCACAGCAATCGGTGCCGGGCGCTTATGTGGTCGGCGCTGCGAGTGCTTCGCTGTTGTGGTTTTTCACCCTGGCGTTGGGCGCGGCATGGCTTGCACCGTGGCTGGCTCGGCCGAGCACCTGGCGGATTCTCGATCTGGTGGTGGCGTTGATGATGTTCACGGTAGCGGGACAATTAATATTGGCGTCGTGA
- a CDS encoding ACT domain-containing protein → MAGETSLSTLLRSMSPQLNAGEYVFCTLRDGRLPNDLEIVGSFREQEGLTVIIQRSHAEQAGFNFDYVAAWITLNVHSALDAVGLTAAFATALGKAGISCNVIAGYYHDHLFVGQADAERAMQVLRDLAANAE, encoded by the coding sequence ATGGCTGGCGAAACTTCACTCAGCACTTTGCTGCGCAGCATGAGTCCGCAGCTCAACGCCGGCGAATACGTGTTCTGCACCCTGCGCGACGGTCGGCTACCCAATGATCTGGAGATTGTCGGCAGCTTCCGCGAACAGGAAGGTCTGACGGTAATTATCCAACGCTCCCACGCCGAACAGGCCGGTTTCAATTTCGACTACGTCGCTGCGTGGATCACCCTGAATGTGCATTCGGCGCTGGACGCCGTCGGTCTCACGGCGGCGTTCGCCACCGCACTGGGCAAGGCCGGGATCAGTTGCAACGTGATCGCCGGTTACTACCACGACCATTTATTCGTCGGTCAGGCCGACGCCGAACGCGCCATGCAAGTGCTGCGTGATCTGGCAGCCAACGCGGAGTGA
- a CDS encoding NAD-dependent epimerase/dehydratase family protein → MKILVTGASGFIGGRFARFALEQGLDVRVNGRRAESVEHLVRRGAEFVPGDLTDPELVRELCADVEAVVHCAGAVGLWGRYQDFHQGNVQVTENVVEACLKQRVRRLVHLSSPSIYFDGRDHFNLTEEQVPKRFKHHYAATKYLAEQKVFGAQEFGLETIALRPRFVTGAGDMSIFPRLLNMQRKGRLAIIGNGLNKVDFTSVHNLNEAMLSSLLAAGSALGKAYNISNGAPVPLWDVVNYVMRKMEVPQVTKYRSYGLAYSVAALNEGACKLWPGRPEPTLSRLGMQVMKKNFTLDISRARHYLDYDPKVSLWTALDEFCGWWKAQDIR, encoded by the coding sequence ATGAAAATTCTGGTCACCGGCGCAAGCGGCTTCATTGGCGGACGCTTTGCGCGTTTCGCCCTGGAGCAGGGCCTGGACGTGCGGGTCAACGGTCGCCGGGCCGAGAGCGTCGAACATCTGGTGCGCCGTGGCGCCGAGTTTGTCCCCGGCGATCTGACGGATCCGGAACTGGTGCGCGAACTCTGCGCCGACGTCGAAGCTGTGGTGCACTGCGCGGGCGCCGTGGGCTTGTGGGGTCGCTATCAAGACTTCCATCAGGGCAACGTGCAGGTGACCGAAAACGTTGTCGAAGCCTGTTTGAAACAACGGGTGCGGCGTCTTGTGCACTTGTCGTCGCCGTCGATCTACTTCGATGGCCGTGACCACTTCAACCTGACCGAAGAGCAAGTGCCCAAGCGCTTCAAGCATCACTATGCCGCGACCAAGTATCTGGCCGAACAGAAGGTCTTCGGCGCCCAGGAGTTCGGTCTGGAAACCATTGCCCTGCGCCCGCGCTTCGTCACCGGTGCCGGCGACATGAGCATCTTCCCGCGCCTGCTGAACATGCAGCGCAAGGGACGACTGGCGATCATTGGCAACGGCTTGAACAAGGTCGATTTCACCAGCGTGCACAACCTCAACGAAGCCATGCTCAGCAGTCTGCTGGCCGCCGGTTCCGCGCTCGGCAAGGCCTACAACATCAGCAACGGCGCGCCGGTGCCGTTGTGGGATGTGGTCAATTACGTGATGCGCAAAATGGAAGTCCCGCAGGTCACCAAGTACCGCTCCTACGGGCTGGCCTACAGCGTCGCGGCGCTCAACGAGGGCGCATGCAAACTCTGGCCGGGGCGTCCGGAGCCGACGCTGTCGCGCTTGGGCATGCAAGTGATGAAAAAAAATTTCACCCTCGACATCAGTCGCGCCCGGCATTATCTGGACTACGATCCGAAAGTCAGCCTGTGGACGGCCCTCGACGAGTTCTGCGGCTGGTGGAAGGCTCAGGACATTCGCTGA
- a CDS encoding MDR family MFS transporter, whose product MTNLNHPETPKPAIRSVLVALMMAIFLGALDQTIVAVSMPAISAQFKDVSLLAWVISGYMVAMTVAVPIYGKLGDLYGRRKLMLFGMGLFTLASLFCGMAQSMEQLVLARILQGIGAGGMISVSQAIIGDIVPPRERGRYQGYFSSMYAVASVAGPVLGGYMTEYLSWRWVFFINLPLGLGAYWVAQRNLRGLPIPQRKPIIDYLGTLLMIIGLTALLLGITQVGQGHSWRSSEVLGLFACAVVVLAVFVWHERRAREPLLPMHLFANRNALLCWCTIFFCSFQAISLIVLMPLRYQSVTGAGADSAALHLLPLAMGLPIGAYFAGRRTSITGRYKPQILTGAMLMPISIFGMAFSPPEATLLSGLFMLLSGIAGGMQFPTSLVGTQNSVEQRDIGVATSTTNLFRSLGGAVGVALMSALLLALLQDSSFAHLAGGSLMSEGHSGNVLLDGLNAAPGDAQNALRAELLVTFRHLLWVSAAVSLLGLAAAIAMPNNLLRGREHGAK is encoded by the coding sequence GTGACCAATCTCAATCACCCCGAAACGCCCAAACCGGCCATTCGCAGCGTGCTGGTCGCGCTGATGATGGCGATCTTTCTTGGCGCGCTGGACCAGACCATCGTCGCCGTATCGATGCCGGCCATTTCCGCTCAGTTCAAGGACGTCAGCCTGCTGGCCTGGGTGATTTCCGGGTATATGGTGGCGATGACCGTGGCCGTGCCGATCTACGGCAAGCTCGGCGATTTGTACGGGCGGCGCAAACTGATGCTGTTCGGCATGGGCCTGTTCACCCTCGCCTCACTGTTCTGCGGCATGGCGCAGAGCATGGAGCAACTGGTGCTGGCGCGGATTCTTCAGGGCATCGGTGCCGGCGGGATGATTTCGGTCAGCCAGGCAATCATCGGCGACATCGTGCCGCCCCGTGAACGCGGACGTTATCAGGGTTACTTCAGCAGCATGTACGCGGTGGCCAGTGTTGCCGGCCCAGTGCTGGGCGGCTACATGACGGAATACCTGTCGTGGCGCTGGGTGTTTTTCATCAACTTGCCGCTGGGTCTTGGCGCCTATTGGGTAGCGCAGCGCAACCTGCGCGGGCTGCCGATTCCACAACGCAAACCGATCATCGATTATCTCGGCACACTGCTGATGATCATCGGCCTGACCGCCCTGTTACTCGGCATCACGCAGGTCGGCCAAGGGCATTCGTGGCGCAGCAGCGAAGTGCTCGGGCTGTTCGCCTGTGCGGTGGTGGTGCTGGCGGTGTTTGTCTGGCACGAGCGGCGTGCACGGGAGCCGTTGCTGCCGATGCACCTGTTCGCCAACCGCAACGCCTTGCTGTGCTGGTGCACGATTTTCTTCTGCAGTTTCCAGGCGATCTCCCTGATCGTGCTGATGCCGCTACGTTACCAAAGCGTCACCGGCGCCGGGGCTGACAGCGCGGCGTTGCACTTGCTGCCGTTGGCGATGGGCCTGCCGATCGGCGCGTATTTCGCCGGGCGGCGCACGTCGATTACCGGGCGCTACAAACCGCAGATTCTGACTGGCGCGATGCTGATGCCGATCTCGATTTTCGGCATGGCGTTCAGCCCACCGGAGGCAACGTTGCTCAGCGGGTTATTCATGCTGCTCAGCGGGATTGCCGGCGGCATGCAGTTCCCGACCTCGCTGGTCGGCACGCAGAATTCGGTGGAACAACGCGACATCGGCGTCGCCACCAGCACCACTAACCTGTTCCGCTCACTGGGCGGCGCGGTGGGCGTAGCGCTGATGTCGGCGCTGTTGCTGGCGTTATTGCAGGACTCCAGTTTTGCGCATCTGGCCGGCGGTTCGCTGATGAGCGAGGGGCATTCGGGGAACGTCTTGCTGGACGGTTTGAACGCAGCGCCGGGCGACGCACAGAATGCCTTGCGCGCGGAGTTGCTGGTGACCTTCCGGCATTTGCTGTGGGTCAGTGCGGCGGTATCGCTGCTGGGCCTGGCTGCGGCGATTGCAATGCCCAACAACCTGCTGCGCGGCCGTGAGCACGGCGCCAAATAA
- a CDS encoding cache domain-containing protein: MGFVHKFAWLCLLLLVGFAQVNAATTEKDDSKAAIALLEKALAYYHDNGDKALAAFSRQGEFVDKDRYVFVVDTKGVMLASGGPSSALIGRDVSEVLPADLQKAFKDALKVPEGNGIQQAEYRWQNWSDGKVERKHVFYQRIGQRILAVGYYLPRASAEQAKALLDKAATDLSKNEKATLTAINSLKGGYLQDDLYVFVVDLDTQRYVAHGTNLRLINTDFSKIKDPEGKPVGEPILALIAKQDDGEYEYRWKNPVTGKVEDKHAYLKKVGHFLVAVGYYSP; the protein is encoded by the coding sequence ATGGGGTTTGTGCATAAATTCGCTTGGCTCTGTTTGCTGTTATTGGTCGGATTCGCTCAGGTCAACGCAGCGACCACGGAAAAGGATGACAGCAAGGCCGCCATCGCCTTGCTGGAAAAAGCGCTGGCCTACTACCACGACAACGGTGACAAGGCGCTCGCCGCGTTCAGCCGGCAGGGCGAGTTTGTCGACAAGGATCGCTACGTGTTCGTGGTCGACACCAAAGGCGTGATGCTCGCCAGCGGCGGGCCATCGTCAGCCTTGATTGGCCGTGACGTCAGCGAAGTGCTCCCGGCGGATTTGCAGAAAGCGTTCAAGGACGCCCTGAAAGTGCCGGAAGGCAACGGCATTCAACAAGCCGAATACCGCTGGCAGAACTGGTCCGACGGCAAGGTCGAACGCAAGCATGTGTTTTATCAGCGCATCGGCCAGCGGATTCTCGCCGTCGGGTATTACCTGCCACGGGCCTCGGCCGAGCAAGCCAAAGCGCTGCTCGACAAGGCTGCCACTGACCTGAGCAAAAACGAAAAGGCCACGCTGACGGCGATCAATTCGCTCAAGGGCGGCTACTTGCAGGATGACCTGTACGTGTTTGTGGTGGATCTCGACACCCAGCGTTACGTCGCTCATGGCACCAATCTGCGCCTGATCAACACCGATTTCAGCAAGATCAAGGACCCGGAAGGCAAACCGGTGGGCGAGCCGATTCTGGCGCTGATCGCCAAACAGGATGACGGCGAATATGAATACCGCTGGAAGAACCCGGTGACCGGCAAGGTCGAGGACAAGCACGCCTACCTGAAGAAGGTCGGGCATTTCCTTGTGGCGGTCGGTTACTACAGCCCGTGA
- a CDS encoding LysR family transcriptional regulator ArgP produces the protein MFDYKLLSALAAVVEQAGFERAAQVLGLSQSAISQRIKLLEARVGQPVLVRGTPPSPTEIGRRLLNHVQQVRLLERDLQTLVPALDEEGLPERLRIALNADSLATWWAEAVGDFCAEQHLLLDLIVEDQTVGLKRMRAGEVAACLCASERPVAGARSVLLGAMRYRALASPAFIERHFPDGVRAEQLPRTPALVFGPDDFLQHRYLASLGVDGGFEHHLCPSSEGFIRLTEAGLGWGLVPELQVREQLQRGALRELLPDKPIDVPLYWHHWRNGGQLLGLLTEQLVRSSAQWLVPWKQP, from the coding sequence ATGTTCGACTACAAATTGCTTTCCGCTCTGGCTGCGGTGGTCGAGCAGGCCGGATTCGAACGCGCCGCGCAGGTGCTGGGCCTGTCGCAATCGGCGATCTCGCAGCGGATCAAACTGCTGGAAGCGCGGGTCGGCCAACCCGTGCTGGTGCGCGGCACGCCACCGTCGCCGACTGAAATCGGCCGACGTCTGCTCAACCATGTGCAACAGGTGCGCCTGCTTGAGCGCGATCTGCAAACCCTCGTGCCAGCGCTGGACGAAGAAGGGCTGCCGGAACGCCTGCGCATCGCCCTGAACGCCGACAGCCTAGCGACCTGGTGGGCGGAAGCGGTGGGTGATTTCTGTGCCGAACAACATTTGTTGCTGGATCTGATCGTCGAGGATCAGACCGTCGGCCTCAAGCGCATGCGTGCTGGTGAAGTGGCGGCGTGTTTGTGTGCCAGCGAACGCCCGGTGGCGGGCGCCCGCAGCGTGTTGCTCGGCGCGATGCGTTATCGGGCGTTGGCCAGCCCGGCGTTCATCGAACGGCATTTTCCCGATGGTGTGCGTGCCGAACAGCTGCCGCGCACACCGGCGCTGGTGTTCGGCCCGGACGATTTCCTCCAGCATCGTTATCTCGCCTCGCTGGGCGTCGATGGCGGATTCGAGCACCATTTGTGCCCGTCCTCCGAGGGCTTCATCCGCCTGACCGAGGCCGGACTGGGCTGGGGCCTGGTGCCGGAACTGCAAGTGCGCGAGCAGTTGCAGCGCGGGGCGTTGCGCGAACTGTTGCCAGATAAACCGATCGACGTGCCGTTGTACTGGCATCATTGGCGCAATGGCGGTCAGTTGCTGGGCTTGTTGACCGAGCAACTGGTGCGCTCTTCAGCGCAATGGCTGGTGCCCTGGAAGCAGCCATAA